A portion of the Zootoca vivipara chromosome 6, rZooViv1.1, whole genome shotgun sequence genome contains these proteins:
- the LOC118087072 gene encoding F-box only protein 44 isoform X2, whose translation MVNIEDLPKEMLLEIFLRLPSWFLLRSCRLVCSRWRDMVDTLSTGWKEKCEQAGYPLGVLVGALPDWKTFYFLCRIKKNLIRNPCGEAGLNSWQIEPDQVEAWDVGKLSRDNSPFEDGTWCFGAFSGPRPKSQLIVLKDHGYWDELMDEVKPDIVVKDWCDVLDEDPYNYTLHMKLLSADSEVLCECRAEELVISEPGESEWREGSYTFHNYPTGVRYIYFEHGVVGVDSGSLTNSSITVGPRFP comes from the exons ATGGTGAATATTGAGGACCTTCCCAAGGAGATGCTGCTGGAGATCTTCCTTCGGCTCCCTTCCTGGTTCCTCCTTCGCAGTTGCCGTCTGGTTTGCTCCCGGTGGCGAGACATGGTGGACACTCTGAGCACGGGATGGAAAGAGAAGTGTGAGCAGGCCGGCTACCCGCTTGGTGTGTTGGTTGGCGCTCTCCCTGACTGGAAGACTTTCTACTTTCTCTGCAGAATAAAGAAGAACCTCATCAGGAATCCCTGCGgtgaag CGGGCCTGAACTCCTGGCAAATTGAGCCAGATCAAGTAGAGGCCTGGGATGTAGGGAAGCTATCAAGGGACAACTCTCCCTTTGAGGATGGGACATGGTGCTTTGGTGCATTTAGCGG GCCCAGACCCAAAAGCCAGCTCATCGTCTTAAAGGATCATGGCTACTGGGATGAGCTGATGGACGAAGTCAAGCCCGATATTGTTGTGAAAGACTG GTGCGACGTCCTTGACGAGGACCCCTACAACTACACTCTGCACATGAAACTGTTGTCTGCCGATTCTGAAGTCCTCTGCGAATGTCGCGCTGAAGAGTTGGTCATAAGTGAGCCCGGAGAGAGTGAATGGAGAGAG GGCTCGTATACATTCCATAACTACCCCACTGGAGTCCGTTACATCTATTTTGAACACGGAGTGGTTGGCGTGGATTCTGGGAGCCTAACAAACAGCAGCATCACTGTGGGACCCAGATTTCCCTAG
- the LOC118087072 gene encoding F-box only protein 44 isoform X1, which produces MALSDIRAVSLPPCLLGAEPHRDDSFFPWRKMVNIEDLPKEMLLEIFLRLPSWFLLRSCRLVCSRWRDMVDTLSTGWKEKCEQAGYPLGVLVGALPDWKTFYFLCRIKKNLIRNPCGEAGLNSWQIEPDQVEAWDVGKLSRDNSPFEDGTWCFGAFSGPRPKSQLIVLKDHGYWDELMDEVKPDIVVKDWCDVLDEDPYNYTLHMKLLSADSEVLCECRAEELVISEPGESEWREGSYTFHNYPTGVRYIYFEHGVVGVDSGSLTNSSITVGPRFP; this is translated from the exons ATGGCGTTATCCGATATCAGAGCAGTCTCACTTCCTCCTTGTCTTCTGGGCGCAGAACCGCACAGAGACGACTCTTTTTTCCCCTGGAG GAAGATGGTGAATATTGAGGACCTTCCCAAGGAGATGCTGCTGGAGATCTTCCTTCGGCTCCCTTCCTGGTTCCTCCTTCGCAGTTGCCGTCTGGTTTGCTCCCGGTGGCGAGACATGGTGGACACTCTGAGCACGGGATGGAAAGAGAAGTGTGAGCAGGCCGGCTACCCGCTTGGTGTGTTGGTTGGCGCTCTCCCTGACTGGAAGACTTTCTACTTTCTCTGCAGAATAAAGAAGAACCTCATCAGGAATCCCTGCGgtgaag CGGGCCTGAACTCCTGGCAAATTGAGCCAGATCAAGTAGAGGCCTGGGATGTAGGGAAGCTATCAAGGGACAACTCTCCCTTTGAGGATGGGACATGGTGCTTTGGTGCATTTAGCGG GCCCAGACCCAAAAGCCAGCTCATCGTCTTAAAGGATCATGGCTACTGGGATGAGCTGATGGACGAAGTCAAGCCCGATATTGTTGTGAAAGACTG GTGCGACGTCCTTGACGAGGACCCCTACAACTACACTCTGCACATGAAACTGTTGTCTGCCGATTCTGAAGTCCTCTGCGAATGTCGCGCTGAAGAGTTGGTCATAAGTGAGCCCGGAGAGAGTGAATGGAGAGAG GGCTCGTATACATTCCATAACTACCCCACTGGAGTCCGTTACATCTATTTTGAACACGGAGTGGTTGGCGTGGATTCTGGGAGCCTAACAAACAGCAGCATCACTGTGGGACCCAGATTTCCCTAG
- the LOC118077570 gene encoding F-box only protein 44 yields MLTIGDLPEHVLLEVLAWVPARNLLCNCRLVCSKWRRLVDNPELWKIKFQRKSGPETQESKAFFIYSHREKNLIKNPCGKEGLDSWAMRVPSEGHWKTEELSEEDMAALPVESFLQRNSYAKKKDSSPQWVNKCFAACDGLCGKAQLIILKDVGYWDELIDEARPNIAVNECYYCPPGSRYQLSVKLLAADFQLLQIFHSEGHGSEAPRWRRISHRFIECQAGLRYILFEHLAVNGNGQPPGNSVRVTRSGITLGPFNWDEDFIEPFPDSDDEDAASGSGCN; encoded by the exons ATGCTGACTATAGGGGACTTGCCTGAACATGTCCTGCTGGAGGTGCTAGCCTGGGTACCAGCAAGGAACCTGCTTTGCAACTGCCGGCTGGTTTGCTCCAAGTGGCGACGCCTGGTGGACAACCCTGAGCTGTGGAAGATCAAGTTCCAGCGAAAGAGTGGACCTGAGACCCAGGAGTCGAAGGCCTTCTTCATTTACTCCCACAGGGAGAAGAACTTAATCAAGAATCCTTGCGGCAAAG AGGGCCTGGACTCCTGGGCAATGAGGGTCCCTTCTGAGGGCCACTGGAAAACCGAGGAGCTGTCCGAGGAGGATATGGCAGCCCTCCCTGTGGAAAGTTTCCTCCAGAGGAATTCCTACGCAAAAAAGAAAGACTCCTCCCCACAGTGGGTCAACAAATGCTTTGCTGCATGTGACGG GCTCTGCGGCAAGGCTCAGCTCATCATTCTGAAGGACGTTGGGTACTGGGACGAGCTGATCGATGAAGCCAGACCTAACATCGCCGTGAATGAATG ctaTTATTGTCCCCCTGGCAGCCGCTATCAACTTAGCGTGAAGCTGTTGGCCGCAGACTTTCAGCTCCTCCAGATCTTCCATTCAGAAGGGCACGGTTCGGAAGCTCCACGCTGGCGACGG ATTTCGCATAGGTTTATCGAATGCCAGGCTGGACTCCGCTACATCCTGTTTGAACACCTGGCTGTAAACGGGAATGGCCAGCCGCCCGGGAACAGCGTGAGAGTCACCAGGAGCGGCATCACTCTTGGGCCATTTAATTGGGACGAAGACTTCATCGAGCCCTTTCCTGACTCAGATGATGAAGACGCCGCGAGTGGCAGCGGGTGCAACTG A